From one Streptomyces sp. NBC_01478 genomic stretch:
- a CDS encoding LysR family transcriptional regulator produces MDLRRLRYFLVLAEELNFTRAARRLHIAQPALSQQIRALERDIGAPLLERGSRGCRLTPVGEVVAREAGELLAHADASQERIRAAVGGRQGQLRLALTRSARGGSVDALLAAFRTLHPDVDLVVRTGWTAHNITELLAGRLDAAFVRPPLDDTGLECRHIAREELLVAVPADHSLAHARRVTRRHIAAEPVILWPRENAPGMHDLITRQLWPDGGPRIVREEPDDEQLLLSVAAGTGIAPVPEGRARALRIPGVRLKRVTAPMPTVDLALAHRPASVAPALRGLLGLVDTLPGPSAD; encoded by the coding sequence ATGGACTTGCGGCGGCTGCGGTACTTCCTCGTGCTGGCCGAGGAGTTGAACTTCACCCGGGCCGCGCGCCGGCTGCACATCGCCCAGCCCGCGCTGAGCCAGCAGATCAGGGCGCTGGAGCGGGACATCGGCGCTCCACTGCTCGAACGAGGCAGCCGGGGCTGCCGGTTGACCCCCGTCGGTGAGGTCGTGGCCCGTGAAGCCGGCGAACTGCTGGCCCACGCGGACGCATCGCAGGAACGGATCCGTGCGGCCGTCGGCGGACGACAGGGACAACTGCGGCTGGCCCTGACCCGCTCCGCCCGCGGCGGCTCCGTCGACGCCCTCCTCGCCGCGTTCCGTACGCTCCATCCGGACGTGGATCTCGTCGTACGGACGGGGTGGACCGCGCACAACATCACCGAGCTGCTGGCCGGGAGGCTGGATGCCGCCTTCGTACGCCCTCCGCTGGACGACACGGGCCTGGAGTGCCGGCACATCGCCCGCGAGGAACTTCTCGTGGCCGTCCCCGCGGATCATTCCCTCGCCCACGCGCGAAGGGTCACCCGCAGGCACATCGCCGCGGAACCCGTGATCCTCTGGCCGCGCGAGAACGCCCCCGGAATGCACGACCTGATCACCCGGCAGTTGTGGCCGGACGGCGGGCCGCGCATCGTGCGGGAGGAACCCGACGACGAACAGCTTCTCCTCAGCGTCGCCGCGGGCACCGGCATCGCCCCGGTGCCCGAGGGGCGTGCTCGTGCGCTGCGCATACCAGGAGTGCGGCTCAAGCGGGTGACCGCACCCATGCCCACCGTGGACCTCGCCCTGGCCCACCGTCCGGCAAGCGTCGCGCCGGCACTGAGAGGGCTCCTCGGCCTCGTCGACACCTTGCCCGGGCCGTCGGCCGACTGA
- a CDS encoding cation:proton antiporter domain-containing protein: MSSGGWTGLAVAGVTAAYALGSRRLSSTPLTPAIVFVGSGILLGPAVLNIVDLRRDAAPILALLEVTLTLVLFTDAMTVRRGDLVTGGFLPGRLLGIGLPLSLGAGWLLALFLLPGLTVWECALVGAVLLPTDVALEKTAITSPRVPALVRHGLNAESGLNDGMVLPLFVLFLAAVPGTHYAEEGVTGVFWRALVLSTALGLLAGGLGGRLLQWSRAGERGTGEWRQVYPLAVAAASYELAVLTDGSGFIAAWAAGFAFGFALRRHPAGVERDGPEGTAEFAGNLARLLAAISLLVFGAVLLGPALEHLNWRIVLYAVLSLTVVRMLPVALALAGSGLRLPTVAFVGWFGPRGLASVVLALLVVEEHVPGVELLGRVVALTVGLSVLLHGVSAVALAERYGRWHRKAAAATPDLREGPPVPEGSVRT; the protein is encoded by the coding sequence ATGAGCAGTGGGGGCTGGACCGGTCTGGCGGTGGCGGGCGTCACCGCCGCGTACGCGTTGGGTTCGCGTCGGCTGTCCTCGACGCCGCTGACGCCGGCGATCGTGTTCGTCGGCTCCGGGATCCTCCTCGGGCCGGCCGTGCTGAACATCGTCGACCTGCGGCGCGACGCCGCACCGATCCTCGCGCTTCTCGAAGTCACCCTGACGCTCGTGCTGTTCACCGACGCCATGACGGTCCGCAGAGGTGACCTGGTGACCGGCGGCTTTCTGCCGGGCCGCCTGCTCGGCATCGGACTGCCGCTGAGTCTCGGGGCCGGCTGGCTGCTCGCCCTGTTCCTGCTGCCGGGGCTGACGGTGTGGGAGTGCGCACTCGTCGGCGCCGTCCTCCTGCCCACCGACGTCGCCCTCGAAAAGACCGCCATCACCAGTCCCCGCGTTCCGGCACTCGTCCGGCACGGCCTCAATGCCGAAAGCGGCCTGAACGACGGCATGGTGCTGCCCCTCTTCGTGCTGTTCCTGGCAGCCGTCCCGGGCACGCATTACGCGGAAGAGGGTGTGACGGGTGTCTTCTGGCGCGCACTCGTGCTGAGCACCGCGCTGGGTCTGCTGGCCGGTGGGCTGGGCGGTCGGCTGCTGCAGTGGTCCCGGGCCGGGGAACGGGGGACGGGGGAGTGGCGGCAGGTCTACCCACTGGCCGTCGCGGCGGCGTCGTACGAACTCGCCGTCCTGACGGACGGCAGCGGCTTCATCGCCGCCTGGGCCGCCGGATTCGCCTTCGGGTTCGCCCTGCGCCGTCATCCGGCCGGCGTCGAGCGCGACGGCCCGGAGGGCACGGCCGAGTTCGCCGGGAACCTCGCTCGACTGCTCGCCGCGATCAGCCTTCTGGTCTTCGGGGCGGTGCTGCTCGGTCCCGCGCTGGAGCACCTGAACTGGCGGATCGTCCTGTACGCGGTGCTCAGTCTCACCGTCGTCAGGATGCTGCCGGTGGCTCTCGCGCTGGCCGGGAGCGGGCTGCGGCTTCCCACGGTGGCCTTTGTCGGGTGGTTCGGACCCCGCGGTCTCGCGTCCGTGGTGCTGGCGCTGCTCGTGGTCGAGGAACACGTACCCGGGGTGGAACTGCTGGGCAGGGTGGTCGCGCTCACCGTCGGCCTCAGCGTCCTCCTGCACGGCGTCTCGGCCGTGGCCCTCGCCGAGCGGTACGGCCGCTGGCACAGGAAGGCCGCGGCGGCCACGCCCGATCTGCGCGAGGGCCCACCTGTACCCGAGGGGTCCGTCAGGACGTGA
- a CDS encoding SHOCT domain-containing protein produces MSDNLYLAYDYPLLDAFWTMMMIFLWILWFVLLFRVIGDIFRDDSLNGWAKTGWTLFVIVLPFLGIFVYLIARGRGMGRREQQYARAQQDSLDTYIRQTAGSAGNGHADELAKLSELKSKGDLTEAEFQHAKEKVLTS; encoded by the coding sequence ATGAGCGACAACCTGTATCTGGCGTACGACTATCCGCTCCTCGACGCGTTCTGGACGATGATGATGATCTTCCTCTGGATCCTCTGGTTCGTCCTGCTGTTCCGCGTCATCGGCGATATCTTCCGCGACGACTCGCTGAACGGGTGGGCGAAGACGGGATGGACCCTCTTCGTGATCGTCCTGCCGTTCCTCGGCATCTTCGTGTACCTGATCGCCCGGGGCCGTGGCATGGGCAGGCGCGAACAGCAGTACGCCAGGGCGCAGCAGGATTCGCTCGACACGTACATCCGCCAGACCGCCGGAAGCGCGGGCAACGGCCACGCGGACGAGCTGGCCAAGCTGTCCGAGCTCAAGAGCAAGGGCGACCTCACCGAGGCGGAGTTCCAGCACGCCAAGGAGAAGGTCCTCACGTCCTGA
- a CDS encoding DUF2252 domain-containing protein: protein MPDQADGRLPEERAARGRAARADAPRSAHAEYQPSAKRPDPVDTIEAQSAARLPELVPIRYGRMLESPFRFYRGAASIMAGDLADTPRSGITAQLCGDAHLLNFRLLASPERRLVFDINDFDETLPGPWEWDVKRLAASLAIAGRENGYTDAERASVVRATVRSYRKNMRGFAGLGNLDVWYTQAGADMLQALADRKLGADARRRARRAMAKARGRDSLQAFEKLTRVVDGRRRIAPDPPLIMPLQNLLPGTERDALEEGLRELIERYGHSLQSDRRHLLGQYRIVDMARKVVGVGSVGTRCWIVLLLGRDDEDPLLLQAKEADLSVLAPYAGTSTYDNQGQRVVAGQRLMQATSDIFLGWERVIGMDGRQRDFYIRQLRDWKGIAEPQLMVPEDMRAFGQVCGATLARAHARSGDRIAIAAYLGASDVFDRALAVFAERYADQNERDHQALTDAVEAGRVPAQSA from the coding sequence ATGCCTGACCAGGCCGACGGAAGGCTTCCGGAGGAACGGGCGGCAAGGGGCCGTGCAGCACGGGCGGACGCGCCACGCTCCGCCCACGCCGAGTACCAGCCCTCGGCGAAACGACCGGACCCCGTGGACACCATCGAGGCGCAGTCCGCCGCCCGGCTGCCGGAACTCGTACCCATCCGCTACGGCCGGATGCTGGAGTCCCCCTTCCGCTTCTACCGGGGCGCCGCCTCCATCATGGCCGGAGACCTGGCCGACACCCCCCGATCGGGAATCACCGCCCAACTGTGCGGGGACGCGCATCTGCTGAACTTCCGGCTGCTCGCCTCGCCCGAGCGGCGCCTGGTGTTCGACATCAACGACTTCGACGAGACCCTGCCCGGCCCCTGGGAGTGGGACGTCAAGAGGCTGGCCGCGAGCCTCGCCATCGCCGGACGCGAAAACGGTTACACGGATGCCGAACGGGCCTCCGTCGTACGAGCCACCGTGCGGTCCTACCGCAAGAACATGCGCGGCTTCGCCGGCCTGGGCAACCTCGACGTCTGGTACACCCAGGCCGGCGCGGACATGCTGCAGGCACTGGCGGACCGGAAACTGGGAGCGGACGCCCGCAGGCGTGCCCGGCGGGCCATGGCCAAGGCCCGCGGCCGCGACAGCCTCCAGGCCTTCGAAAAGCTCACGCGGGTGGTCGACGGCCGGCGCAGGATCGCCCCCGACCCGCCCCTGATCATGCCCCTCCAGAACCTGCTGCCGGGCACCGAGCGCGACGCCCTGGAGGAAGGACTGCGCGAGCTGATCGAGCGGTACGGCCACAGCCTGCAGTCCGACCGCCGCCACCTGCTGGGGCAGTACCGAATCGTCGACATGGCCCGCAAGGTCGTCGGGGTCGGCAGCGTCGGCACCCGCTGCTGGATCGTCCTGCTGCTCGGCAGGGACGACGAGGACCCGCTGCTGCTGCAGGCCAAGGAGGCCGACCTGTCGGTGCTGGCCCCGTACGCGGGCACGAGCACCTACGACAACCAGGGCCAACGGGTCGTCGCCGGGCAACGCCTCATGCAGGCCACCAGCGACATCTTCCTCGGCTGGGAACGCGTCATCGGCATGGACGGACGCCAACGCGACTTCTACATACGCCAGTTGCGGGACTGGAAGGGCATCGCCGAACCCCAGCTCATGGTCCCCGAGGACATGCGCGCCTTCGGTCAGGTCTGCGGCGCCACCCTCGCCCGCGCCCACGCCCGCTCCGGAGACCGCATCGCCATCGCCGCCTACCTGGGCGCGAGTGATGTCTTCGACCGCGCGCTCGCCGTCTTCGCCGAACGCTACGCCGACCAGAACGAACGCGACCACCAAGCCCTCACCGACGCCGTGGAGGCCGGCCGAGTCCCCGCCCAGAGCGCATAA
- a CDS encoding WD40 repeat domain-containing protein — protein sequence MDSTEPAETDTPATPAGGTPPPGGPPTRPRAKVRRRTLLLAALGLTAGTVTFAEIESRASDDDPRERVFTVPDGHARSVAFSPDGRTLVAGLSGVRGTGSTLRSWNVAKGISTTPWPDEVEEVTKVAFSPDGRTLAVAGTLQVALWNAAKPTGVALPLSALDLAFSPDGRTLATGGRDGAARLWDLATGTVTDTLTAKGMTVVNTVAFRSDGYALATGSEDLTDSQVRLWDLQALFSPTVDATLEAPHWQGFKPVAFQPVTYLMATGGDDGIVRVWDSVSGTLQFTRTGHTGPVTAVAFSPDGDTLATGSEDRTVRLWDTSTLDVVPVDILTGHTDEVTSVAFSPHGRTVASASLDSTVRLWPIP from the coding sequence ATGGATTCCACCGAACCCGCAGAGACCGACACGCCCGCCACGCCGGCCGGTGGGACACCGCCACCCGGCGGGCCACCGACGAGACCGCGCGCCAAGGTGCGGCGCCGCACCCTGCTGCTCGCCGCGCTCGGCCTGACAGCCGGCACCGTCACGTTCGCGGAGATCGAGTCGAGAGCGAGCGACGACGACCCCCGCGAGCGCGTGTTCACCGTGCCCGACGGCCACGCCCGCAGCGTGGCGTTCAGCCCGGACGGCAGGACGCTCGTCGCCGGGCTGTCCGGGGTCCGGGGCACCGGCAGCACGCTGCGTTCGTGGAACGTGGCCAAGGGCATCTCGACCACCCCCTGGCCCGACGAGGTCGAGGAGGTGACGAAGGTGGCCTTCAGCCCGGACGGCAGGACGCTGGCCGTGGCCGGCACCCTTCAGGTGGCCCTGTGGAACGCGGCGAAACCCACCGGCGTCGCACTGCCCCTTTCCGCCCTGGACCTGGCGTTCTCGCCGGACGGCAGGACGCTGGCCACCGGGGGCCGCGACGGAGCGGCCCGGCTGTGGGACCTGGCCACCGGCACCGTCACCGACACGCTGACGGCCAAAGGCATGACCGTGGTCAACACGGTGGCGTTCCGCTCGGACGGATACGCGCTGGCCACCGGCAGCGAGGACCTCACCGACAGCCAGGTACGGCTGTGGGACCTGCAAGCCCTGTTCTCCCCCACCGTCGACGCCACCCTCGAAGCCCCGCACTGGCAGGGCTTCAAGCCCGTCGCGTTCCAGCCGGTCACCTATCTGATGGCCACCGGCGGCGACGACGGCATCGTCCGCGTGTGGGACTCGGTGTCCGGCACCCTGCAGTTCACGCGCACGGGCCACACCGGCCCGGTGACGGCGGTGGCGTTCAGCCCGGACGGGGACACCTTGGCCACCGGCAGCGAGGACAGGACCGTGCGGTTGTGGGACACGAGCACGCTCGACGTCGTCCCCGTCGACATCCTCACCGGCCACACCGACGAGGTGACATCAGTGGCCTTCAGCCCGCACGGCAGGACCGTGGCCTCGGCAAGCCTTGACAGCACGGTGCGGCTGTGGCCGATCCCGTGA
- a CDS encoding effector-associated constant component EACC1, producing MEIRISVPGTARDDDLRELRRRLTDVEELRGRIRGVDAEARPGSLGALLEALAVNVLSASAVTALAGVVVSWIRHKTADTVIKLRRPDGTEVEVTAERVRRLDSAAVRTIVAELSSLTEDLGSHQDDGRAPSGE from the coding sequence ATGGAGATCCGCATCAGCGTGCCTGGGACGGCGCGCGATGACGACCTGCGGGAACTGCGCCGCAGACTGACCGACGTTGAGGAGCTACGGGGCCGGATCCGTGGCGTGGACGCTGAAGCTCGACCCGGCTCACTAGGTGCGCTTCTGGAAGCCCTGGCTGTCAACGTGCTTTCCGCCAGTGCCGTCACCGCCCTCGCGGGAGTAGTGGTGTCTTGGATCCGGCATAAAACGGCCGACACAGTCATCAAACTGCGGCGACCGGATGGTACGGAAGTCGAGGTGACCGCCGAGCGAGTGCGGCGGCTGGACTCGGCCGCCGTACGCACCATCGTCGCCGAGCTTTCCAGCCTCACCGAGGATCTGGGGAGTCACCAAGATGACGGGCGGGCGCCCTCCGGTGAGTGA
- a CDS encoding FAD-dependent oxidoreductase: MGDRFDAVVVGAGVIGLTTALRLQQAGARVAVLTAEQSTETTSSVAAAVWYPAHTRFEPRVLEWATRTHDEFARQAAEGVPGVVMRPTRMLLRGRPHDNPWWAAALPDFRVLRGDDVRAPFTGGWAFTAATVEMSRYLPWLQQTFRTAGGTLIRRRVDALEQAGIWAPVVVNSSGLAARALCGDTEVRPARGQLVLVANPGLHTSVRDADNADGYTYVHPRSTDVVLGGTFELGEWDTTPSPATAAAILRRCTELVPELAGAPVLGHRVGLRPHRDSGVRLDTDPRPPDRIRQLVHNYGHGGAGVTLTWGCADAVTALVHQPRQHCSPT; encoded by the coding sequence ATGGGCGACAGGTTCGACGCGGTCGTCGTCGGCGCCGGGGTCATCGGGCTCACCACCGCACTGCGCCTGCAGCAGGCCGGTGCCCGCGTCGCCGTGCTCACGGCCGAGCAGTCGACCGAGACGACGTCCTCCGTCGCCGCGGCGGTCTGGTATCCGGCCCACACGCGGTTCGAGCCGCGCGTACTGGAGTGGGCCACCCGCACCCACGACGAGTTCGCCCGTCAGGCGGCGGAGGGGGTGCCCGGCGTGGTCATGCGCCCCACCCGGATGCTGCTGCGCGGCCGGCCCCATGACAACCCCTGGTGGGCCGCGGCCCTTCCCGACTTCCGCGTCCTGCGCGGGGACGACGTACGGGCCCCGTTCACCGGCGGCTGGGCGTTCACCGCCGCGACCGTCGAGATGTCCCGCTACCTGCCCTGGCTCCAGCAGACCTTCCGCACGGCGGGCGGCACGCTGATCCGTCGCCGTGTCGACGCCCTGGAACAGGCAGGCATATGGGCTCCCGTGGTCGTGAACTCGTCCGGCCTGGCCGCCCGCGCCCTCTGCGGCGACACCGAAGTACGGCCGGCGCGAGGGCAGTTGGTCCTCGTCGCCAACCCCGGGCTGCACACATCCGTGCGCGACGCGGACAACGCCGACGGCTACACCTACGTCCATCCCCGCAGCACGGACGTCGTCCTCGGCGGCACCTTCGAGCTCGGCGAGTGGGACACCACACCGTCCCCGGCCACCGCCGCCGCGATCCTGCGCCGCTGCACCGAACTGGTGCCGGAACTGGCAGGCGCCCCGGTCCTGGGCCACCGGGTGGGCCTACGGCCCCACCGGGACAGTGGCGTCCGCCTCGATACCGATCCACGCCCGCCCGACCGGATACGACAACTGGTGCACAACTACGGCCACGGAGGCGCCGGAGTCACCCTGACCTGGGGCTGCGCGGACGCCGTGACCGCCCTTGTGCACCAACCCCGTCAGCACTGCTCCCCTACGTGA